In the genome of Streptomyces sp. Tu 3180, the window TGTGTGCACCTCGGCATGACGTTCCTGCACGTGGCGCCCGCGAACACGGTCAGCAAGGAGCACGGCGAGACGATCGAGGACTGGATCTACCCGGAGTTCGAGCAGAACTGGAAGCTGTTCGCGCCGAACCCGCTGCAGCAGAACATCGCCGTCCAGGTGCGCGCCGAGATCCGGACGGCGGACGGGGGCGTGCGGACCACCGGCTGGTACGACCTGTCCGCGCAGGACGGCCGGGCCATCGACGGCAACCCGCTGCCCAGCCACACCCAGCAGAACGAGCTGCGCCGCGCCTGGGACTTCTTCCTCGCGACGCACGACGGCGACAACCGCCCGGCCGGCCCGCGCGGGACGCTGTCCGAGGCGTACCTGCGCCGGATCACGGTGCTGCGCCTGGACCGGGCGGACGCGGCCGGCCCGGGCGGTCTCGTCGAGCGGGTCCAGATCCGCTCGCGCACCACCAACGTGGCGCCGCCGGAGTGGAGCGAGGAGCGGGTCTCCACCACGCCCGTCTACCGCACGCTGCCCTGGTGGCCGGTGCCGGAGGACGAGGCCCGGGGAGGTGTCGGGTGAACCGCTTCTCGCTGGCGGTCTCCCGCGCCATCGCCCGCGTCACCGACTCCGCGCTCGGCCCCCGCCAGAGCGCCCTCGTACGCATCGGCTTCAGCCTGACCTGGCTGCTGTTCCTGCTGCGCGAGTACCCCCACCGGCAGGAGCTGTACGGACCCGACGGCCCCTGGAGCTGGGACCTCGCCGACCAGCACGTCGGGGGCAACGGCGCCTTCACCGCGCTGCTGTGGTCGGACGGCCGGGGCTGGTTCGAGGCCCTCTACGCGCTCTGCGTGCTGTGGAGCCTGCTGCTGCTGCTGGGCTGGCGCACCCGCACCGCGTCGGTGCTGTTCATGGTGGGGGTGCTGTCCCTGCAGAACCGCAGCGTCTTCGTGGGGGACGGCGGCGACAACGTCCTGCACCTGATGTCGATCTACCTCGTGTTCACGCGGTGCGGCCGGGTCTGGTCACTGGACGCGCGGCGCGCGCGGCGCGAGGCCGAGGTGCGCGCGCGGGGGGAGCGGCCGCGGGACCGGGTCGGCCCGGTGCTGTGGGGGGTGCTCGGGTTCCTGCTGCTCGTGGCGACCCTGGCGGGCCGGACGGACGGCGACCGGTTCGTACCGGTGCTGCTGTGGACCGTGTGGTCGGCCCAGGCGCTGTGGTGGCTGGCCGGGCGCCTCGCGAGGACCGGGCAGCCGCGGATCCTGCTGGACGTCGTCGCGAACGTCGTGCACAACGGAGCCCTGCTGGTGATCATGGCCGAGGTGTGCCTGATCTACGCCACGGCCGGCTGGTACAAGGTGCAGGGTTCCCGCTGGCAGGACGGCACCGCGGTCCACTACCCGCTGCACCTGGAGTACTTCTCCCCCTGGCCGGGCCTCGCCGACCTGCTGTCGGCCAGCGGCACGGTGGTGATGCTGGTGACCTACGGGACGGTCGTCGTGCAGGTCGCCTTCCCCTTCACGCTGTTCAACCGGCGGGTCAAGAACGTCCTGCTGGCCCTCATGATGACCGAGCACGCGGTGATCGCCGTCGTCCTCGGGCTGCCCTTCTTCTCCCTGGCGATGCTCGCGGCCGACGCGGTCTTCCTGCCCACGTCCTTCCTGCGCCGCCTGGGCACCGGGGCGGCACGCGTGCGCGACCGCCTGCGCCCGCGCGGCGGCGGCAGGTCCGTCCCCGGGCCGCGGCGCCCGGATCCCCGCGCCGGCGGCGCCCGGGGCGACGGGGCGGAGGCGGCGGAGGAGGCGAAGGCGGCCCCCGCGCCCGGAGGGCCCCCGACGCCGCGCACGTAGGCTGCACGGCATGACCGATCCCGTCGCCCTGTGGCACCGGCGGAGCGGCACCGCGGTGCTGCTCGACGGCTTCCACGCGCTCAAGCACGCCGTGCGCTTCCGGGCGGAGGTCCTGGTCGCGGTCACCGCCGACCGGGCCGCCGCGCTCGCCCTCGCCGACGAGCTGGCCCCGGACGTCCGGGACACCCTGGCCGCGCTGCTGACCGAGGTGGAGCACGAGACGTACGCCTCGCTCGTCCCGCGCCCGCACCCCACCGCCGTGGCCGCCCTGGCCGTACGCCCCTCCCGCGCGGGCAACCTCGAGAAGCTCGCCCGGACCCCGCGCACCGCTCCCGTCGTGGTCCTGGACAACCCGCGCAACCTGGGCAACGCCGGGGCCGTGATCCGGCTGGCCGCCGGTTTCGGGGTGACCGGGGTGGTCACCACCGGCACGCTCGACCCCTGGCACCCCACCGTCGTGCGCGGCGGGGCCGGGCTGCACTTCGCCACCGCCGTGGAGCGGCTGACCGCCGGGGAGCTGCCGTCCGGCCCGGTCTTCGCACTCGACCCGGAGGGCGAGGACATCCGCGGCACGGAACTGCCCGACGACGCGCTGCTCGCCTTCGGGTCCGAGCGCAGCGGGCTCTCGCCGGAGCTGCGCGCGCGGGCCGACCACCTGATCGCGCTGCCGATGCGCCCCCAGGTCTCCAGTTACAACCTCGCGACCAGTGTGGCCATGACGCTGTACCACTGGAGCGCCACCGGGGGCGCACCCGCCTGAGCGCGCCGCTACGCCTCCCGGCGCACCTCGACCACCCGGAAGCGGTTGGCCACGAACGCGCCGTCGGTGAGGGCCGCGTTGGCCGCCGGGTTGCCGCCGGAGCCGTGGAAGTCGGAGAAGGCGGCCGTCTGGTTGACGTACACCCCGCCGGTGAGGTTGAGGGAGAGCTGGGCCGCCTCCTCCAGGCAGACCTCCTGCACCGCCTCCTCGACCTCCGGGGAGGTCGTGTACGCGCCGACCGTCATGGCGCCCTTCTCGCGGACGGTGCGCCGCAGCAGCTCCACGGCGTCGCCGGCCGAGTCGACCGCGACGGCGAAGGAGACCGGGCCGAAGCACTCGCTCATGTAGGCGGCCTCGTCCTCCGGCTTGGCGCCGTCCAGCTTCACGATCACCGGGGTGCGGACCACCGCGTCCGGGAACTCCGGGTTGACGACCTCGCGGGAGGCGAGGGCGACCTCGCCGAGCCCGGCGGCGGCCTCCAGGCGGGCCTTGACGTCCGGGTTGACGATCGCGCCCAGCAGGCCGTTGGCGCGGGCGTCGTCGCCGAGCAGTCCGTCGACCGCCTTCGCCAGGTCGGCGGCGACCTCGTCGAAGGACTTCGGGCCCTGGTCGGTGGTGATGCCGTCGCGCGGGATCAGCAGGTTCTGCGGCGTGGTGCACATCTGGCCGCTGTACAGCGACAGGGAGAACGCCAGGTTGGCGAGCATCCCCTTGTAGTCGTCCGTCGACTCCACCAGCACCGTGTTGACGCCGGCCTTCTCCGTGTACACCTGCGCCTGGCGGGCGTTGGCCTCCAGCCAGTCGCCGAACTCCGTGGAGCCGGTGTAGTCGATGATCCGGATCTCCGGGCGGGTCGCGAGCGTCCTGGCGATGCCCTCGCCGGGCCGCTCGGCGGCCAGCGCGACCAGGTTCGGGTCGAAGCCGGCCTCGGTGAGCACCTCGCGGGCGATCCGCACGGTGAGCGCGAGCGGCAGCACCGCGCGCGGGTGGGGCTTGACCAGGACCGCGTTGCCGGTGGCGAGGGAGGCGAACAGGCCCGGGTAGCCGTTCCAGGTCGGGAAGGTGTTGCAGCCGACGACCAGGCCGATGCCGCGCGGGACCGGGGTGAACCGCTTGGTCAGCGCCAGCGGGTCGCGCTTGCCCTGCGGCTTGGTCCACTCGGCGGTGCCGGGCGTGCGGACCTGCTCCGCGTACGCGTAGGCCACCGCCTCCAGGCCGCGGTCCTGCGCGTGCGGGCCGCCCGCCTGGAACGCCATCATGAACGCCTGGCCGGAGGTGTGCATGACCGCGTGGGCGAACTCGTGCGTCCGGTCGCTGATCCGCTTGAGGATCTCCAGGCAGACCACCGCGCGCATCTCCGCGCCGGCGTCCCGCCAGGCCCGCATCCCGGCCCGCATGGCCGGCAGCAGCACGTCGAGGTCCGCGTGCGGGTAGCTCACGCCCAGCTCGATGCCGTACGGGGAGACCTCGCCGTCGACCCAGCCGTCCGTGCCGGGCTGGCCGAGGTCGAGGCGGGTGCCGAGCAGGGCGTCGAAGGCGGCCCTGCCCGCCGCCGGGTCCAGGCTGCCGTTCTCCCCGTAGGCCTTGGGGTGCTCGGGGTGCGGGGACCAGTACGCGCGCGTGCGGATCGCTTCCAGGGCCTGGTCCAGGGTGGGACGGTGCCGGGCGATCAGCTGGGGCTCGGTGAGTTCGGCGGCCATGGGGACCAACTCCTCGTCTCAGGAACTCTTCGTCGAGTTCATGGACCGGGCAGAAAGATGAGCGGTAAACGTGGGCGGGGGGGCCGGGAGGACCGGGAGGCGGGTGCGGGGCCCCTCGTTCGGGAAGTGGTGGGCGACGGGTGGGCGGTTAGGGTTAGGGTAACCGAACGATCGGTCGGGACAAGGGGGTCCGCCGCATCCGTGGAAGACGCCGTGCGGGAGGATCGCGCACATGACAGCACTCGACCTCAGCAGCCCCGTGGCCGTCGTCGGCACCGGCACCATGGGCCAGGGAATCGCCCAGGTCGCGCTGGTCGCGGGCCATCCCGTGCGGCTCTACGACGCCGTCCCCGGCCGGGCCCGTGAAGCGGCCGACGCGATCGGCGCCCGGCTCGACCGGCTGGTGGAGAAGGAGCGGCTCACCGCCGACGAGCGGGACGCGGCGCGAGCCCGCCTGCTGCCCGTCGACGAGCTCACCGGCCTCGCCGACTGCGCCCTGGTGGCCGAAGCCGTCCTGGAGCGCCTCGACGTCAAGCAGGAGCTGTTCCGCGCGCTGGAGGACGTCGTCGCCGACGACTGCCTGCTCGCCACCAACACCTCCTCCCTCTCCGTCACCGCGATCGGCGGCGCCCTGCGCGTCCCCGGCCGCTTCGTGGGCCTGCACTTCTTCAACCCCGCGCCGCTGCTGCCGCTGGTCGAGGTCGTCTCCGGGTTCGCCACCGACGTCACCTGCGCCACGCGCGCGTACGAGACGGCCCGCGCCTGGGGCAAGACACCGGTCGCCTGCGCCGACACCCCCGGCTTCATCGTCAACCGCATCGCCCGGCCCTTCTACGCCGAGGCCTTCACGGTGTACGAGTCCCAGGGCGCCGATCCGGCCACCATTGACGCGGTCCTGCGCGAGTCCGGCGGTTTCCGGATGGGCGCCTTCGAGCTGACCGACCTCATCGGCCAGGACGTCAACGAGTCCGTCACCCACTCGGTGTGGCAGTCCTTCTTCCAGGACGCGCGCTTCACCCCCTCCCTCGTCCAGCGCCGGCTGGTCGAGTCCGGCCGCCTGGGCCGCAAGAGCGGCCGGGGCTGGTACGACTACCGGGACGGGGCCGAGCGCCCCGAGCCGCACACCGCCGAGCCCGCCGAGCCGCCCGCGTACGTCGTCGCCGAGGGCGGCCTGGGGCCCGCCTCGGAGCTGCTCGCCCTGATCCGCGAGGCCGGGATCCAGGTGCGCGAGGAGGACGAGGACAACGGCACCCGCCTGGTGCTGCCCGGCGGCGGTCAGCTGGTCCTCGCCGACGGCCAGACCTCCGTGGAGTTCCGCGACGTCGTCTACTTCGACCTCGCCCTCGACTACCGCGCGGCCACCCGCGTCGCCCTGTCCCACGCCCAGAACACCTCCCCGCGGACCGTCGCCGAGGCCACCGGCCTGTTCCAGGCGCTCGGGAAGAAGGTCAGCGTCATCGGGGACGTCCCCGGCATGATCGTCGCGCGCACGGTGGCCCGGATCATCGACCTGGCGCACGACGCCGTCGCCAAGGGCGTGGCCACCGGGGAGGACATCGACACCGCGATGCGCCTGGGCGTCAACTACCCGCTGGGACCCCTGGAGTGGAGCCGGCGGCTCGGTGCGGACTGGGCCTGCTCCCTGCTGGACAACCTGCACGAGTGCGAACCGTCCGGCCGCTACGCGCCGTCCCTCGCGCTGTACCGCCACGCCTACGCCTCCGACAAGCGGGAGGACACCCCATGACCACCGCCAGGCGCGACACCTACACCCCGGAGACGCTGCTGTCCGTCGCCGTGCAGGTGTTCAACGAGCGCGGCTACGACGGCACCTCCATGGAGCACCTGTCCCGGGCGGCGGGCATCTCCAAGTCGTCGATCTACCACCACGTGGCCGGCAAGGAGGAACTGCTGCGCCGCGCGGTGAGCCGGGCGCTGGACGGGCTCTTCGGCATCCTCGACGAGGAGCAGGCGCGCGTGGGGCGGGCCGCCGAGCGGCTGGAGTACGTCGTGAGGCGGATGGTCGAGGTGCTGATCGCCGAGCTGCCCTACGTGACGCTGCTGCTGCGGGTGCGCGGCAACACGGACACCGAGCGGTGGGCGCTGGAGCGGCGGCGCGAGTTCGACCACCGGGTCGCCGCGCTGCTGAAGGCCGCGGCGGCCGACGGGGACGTGCGCGGCGACATAGAGGTGCGCCTGGTGACCCGGCTGGTCTTCGGGATGATCAACTCGATCGTCGAGTGGTACCGGCCGGACGGGCGCGGCATGAGCGAGCGCGAGGTGGCCGACGCGGTGGCGCAGCTGGCCTTCGGGGGACTGCGCAAGGCGTCCTGAGGGTGCTCGCCCCCGGGTTCCTCACCCCTGCGGCTCCAGGTCCTCCTCCTCGAACACCAGCAGGGTGCGGGTGCTGAGCACCTCGGGGATCGCCTGGAGCCGGGTGAGCACCAGTTCGCGCAGGGCCCGGTTGTCCGGCGTGTGCACCAGCAGCAGGACGTCGAAGTCCCCGCCCACCAGGGCGATGTGGGAGGCGCCGGGGAGCTTCCTGAGCTGCTCGCGGACCGTGCGCCAGGAGTTCTGGACGATCTTCAGGGTGATGTAGGCGGACGTCCCGTGCCCGGCCCGCTCGTGGTCGACGCGGGCGCCGAAGCCGCGGATGACGCCGTCCTCCACGAGCCGGTTGATGCGGGCGTAGGCGTTCGCGCGGGAGACGTGGACCCGTTCGGCGACCGAGCGTACGGACGCGCGGCCGTCCGCCTGGAGCATGCGCAGGATGTCCTGGTCGATGGCGTCCAGGGGGCGCGGGGGCGGAAGCCGCCCGATCCCCTCCGGGCCCTCGGCCACTTCCTCCGGCCCCTCGGCCATTTGTTCAGCTGCCACCCGCCCCCACCTCTCCGCCATGGACGTACTGCATCCATCTCAGGCCGCGGAGAACCGTTTGTCCACAGCCTGGTGCCACCCGTAGCCAAAATGCGCCGACGACCGAACAATCGGTTGGTGAGGCGTGTCACAGACGCCGCGCCTCGCCATCCCACGAGGAGGTGCCGTCATGACGGTCATGGAGCAGCGGGGCGCCTACCGGCCCACCCCGCCGCCCGCCTGGCAGCCCCGTACCGACCCCGCGCCGCTGCTGCCCGACGCGGAGCCGTACCGCGTGCTCGGCACCGAGGCGGCCGCGAACGCCGACCCGGAGCTGCTGCGCCGGCTGTACGCGGAGCTGGTGAAGGGCCGCCGCTACAACGCGCAGGCCACCGCCCTCACCAAGCAGGGCCGTCTCGCGGTCTACCCCTCCAGCACCGGCCAGGAGGCCTGCGAGGTCGCCGCCGCGCTCGTCCTCGAGGAGCGCGACTGGCTCTTCCCGAGCTACCGCGACACCCTCGCCGTCGTCGCCCGCGGCGTGGACCCCGTCGAGGCCCTCACCCTGCTGCGCGGCGACTGGCACACCGGCTACGACCCCTACGAGCACCGGGTGGCGCCGCTGAGCACCCCGCTCGCCACCCAGCTGCCGCACGCCGTCGGCCTCGCCCACGCCGCCCGCCTCAAGGGCGACGACGTGGTCGCGCTCGCCATGGTCGGCGACGGCGGCACCAGCGAGGGCGACTTCCACGAGGCGCTGAACTTCGCCGCCGTCTGGCAGGCGCCGGTGGTCTTCCTCGTCCAGAACAACGGCTTCGCGATCTCGGTGCCGCTCGCCAAGCAGACCGCGGCCCCGTCGCTGGCCCACAAGGCCGTCGGCTACGGCATGCCCGGCCGCCTGGTCGACGGGAATGACGCCGCCGCCGTGCACGAGGTCCTGGCCGACGCCGTGCGCCACGCGCGCGCGGGCGGCGGCCCGACCCTGGTCGAGGCGATCACGTACCGCGTGGAGGCCCACACCAACGCCGACGACGCCACCCGCTACCGCGGCGACGCCGAGGTGGAGACCTGGAAGCGGCACGACCCGATCACGCTGCTGGAGCAGGAGCTGACCGCGCGCGGACTGCTCGACGAGACCGGCGTGGAAGCCGCCCGCCAGGACGCCGAGACCATGGCCGCCGCCTTGCGCGCCCACATGAACCAGGACCCCGCGCTCGACCCCATGGACCTCTTCGCGCACGTCTACGCCGAGCCCACCCCCCAGCTGCTGGAACAGCAGGCGCAGCTGCGGGCGGAGCTGGCGGCCGAGACCGAGCCGGAAGGGGCGCAGCGATGACCACCGTCGCGGTCAAGCCGGCCACCATGGCGCAGGCCCTCACGCGCGCGCTGCGCGACGCCCTGGCCGCCGACCCGTCCGTGCACGTCATGGGCGAGGACGTCGGCACCCTCGGCGGTGTCTTCCGCATCACCGACGGGCTCGCCAAGGAGTTCGGCGAGGACCGCTGCACGGACACCCCGCTGGCCGAGGCGGGCATCCTCGGCACGGCCGTCGGCATGGCGATGTACGGGCTGCGCCCGGTCGTGGAGATGCAGTTCGACGCCTTCGCCTACCCGGCGTTCGAGCAGCTGGTCTCGCACGTCGCGAAGATGCGCAACCGCACGCGCGGCAGGATGCCCCTGCCGCTCACCATCCGCGTCCCCTACGGCGGCGGCATCGGCGGCGTCGAGCACCACAGCGACTCCTCCGAGGCGTACTACATGGCGACTCCGGGGCTCCATGTCGTCACGCCCGCGACCGTCGCGGACGCCTACGGGCTGCTGCGCGCCGCCATCGCCTCCGACGACCCGGTCGTCTTCCTCGAGCCCAAGCGGCTGTACTGGTCCAAGGACTCCTGGAACCCCGAGGAGCCCGCGACCGTTGAGCCGATAGGCCGCGCGGTGGTGCGGCGCTCAGGGCGGAGCGCCACGCTCATCACGTACGGGCCGTCCGTACCCGTCTGCATGGAGGCGGCCGAGGCGGCCCGGGCCGAGGGCTGGGACCTCGAAGTCGTCGATCTGCGCTCCCTGGTGCCGTTCGACGACGAGACGGTGTGCGCCTCGGTGCGGCGGACGGGACGCGCGGTCGTCGTCCACGAGTCGGGTGGCTTCGGCGGCCCGGGCGGGGAGATCGCGGCCCGGGTCACGGAGCGCTGCTTCCACCACCTGGAGGCGCCGGTGCTGCGTGTGGCCGGGTTCGACCTGCCGTATCCGCCGCCGATGCTGGAGCGCCACCACCTGCCCGGTGTGGACCGGATTCTGGACGCCGTGGGGCGCCTGCAGTGGGAGGCCGAGAGCTGATGGCACAGGTGCTGGAGTTCAAGCTGCCCGACCTCGGTGAGGGGCTGACCGAGGCGGAGATCGTGCGCTGGCTGGTCGAGGTCGGCGACGTCGTCACCGTCGACCAGCCGGTCGTCGAGGTCGAGACGGCCAAGGCGATGGTGGAGGTGCCCTGCCCCTACGGCGGCGTGGTCACGGCCCGCTTCGGCGCGGAGGGCACGGAACTGCCCGTCGGCGCCCCGCTGCTGACGGTGGCGGTCGGGGAACCGGCCGACGACCGCCCGGCGGGAGAGCCGGGCGCCCCCGCCGACCGGACCGAGGGCTCCCGCACCGGGGGTTCCCGGACGGAGGGCTCCCGCACCGAGGGCTCGGGCAACGTCCTGGTCGGCTACGGCACGTCGGAGGCACCGGCCCGGCGCCGCCGGGTGCGCCCGCAGTCGCCGGCACCCGCGGTGAACGGAGGACACCGGGCGGCCCCGGCGGCCCGGGGGCTGCCCGCCGCCGACGGGCGGACCGCCACCGGGGCGGCGCAGGACGGCCCCGTCCCCGTCATCTCCCCCCTGGTGCGCAGGCTGGCCCGGCAGAACGGCCTGGACCTGCGGGAGCTGACGGGTTCCGGACCCGACGGGCTGATCCTGCGGGCGGACGTGGAGTACGCGCTGCGTGCCGCCGCCGCGCAGGGCCGCACGGACCGGGCGGCCGCCGAACCGCAGCGGCAGGCGGCGCGGACCCGGACGTCCCCCGCCGCCGCGGAGACCGCCCGCACCACCCGCATCCCCCTCAAGGGCATCCGCGGCGCCGTCGCCGACAAGCTCTCCCGCAGCCGCACCG includes:
- a CDS encoding DUF5819 family protein, whose amino-acid sequence is MDAYDEGSDARHGPAGPGPRRGLPGPPPAPDGPADAPDDPVDVPDGPADAPDDPVDVPDGPADAPDDPVDVPDGPADVPDDLADSPGGPVDAPGRRTAPHAPAPPADIPPAPLLPAAGPGRLPAGPPPAGPPDEPRTGVAALSLRYQIGAAVALAAVAAGVCVHLGMTFLHVAPANTVSKEHGETIEDWIYPEFEQNWKLFAPNPLQQNIAVQVRAEIRTADGGVRTTGWYDLSAQDGRAIDGNPLPSHTQQNELRRAWDFFLATHDGDNRPAGPRGTLSEAYLRRITVLRLDRADAAGPGGLVERVQIRSRTTNVAPPEWSEERVSTTPVYRTLPWWPVPEDEARGGVG
- a CDS encoding HTTM domain-containing protein, with product MNRFSLAVSRAIARVTDSALGPRQSALVRIGFSLTWLLFLLREYPHRQELYGPDGPWSWDLADQHVGGNGAFTALLWSDGRGWFEALYALCVLWSLLLLLGWRTRTASVLFMVGVLSLQNRSVFVGDGGDNVLHLMSIYLVFTRCGRVWSLDARRARREAEVRARGERPRDRVGPVLWGVLGFLLLVATLAGRTDGDRFVPVLLWTVWSAQALWWLAGRLARTGQPRILLDVVANVVHNGALLVIMAEVCLIYATAGWYKVQGSRWQDGTAVHYPLHLEYFSPWPGLADLLSASGTVVMLVTYGTVVVQVAFPFTLFNRRVKNVLLALMMTEHAVIAVVLGLPFFSLAMLAADAVFLPTSFLRRLGTGAARVRDRLRPRGGGRSVPGPRRPDPRAGGARGDGAEAAEEAKAAPAPGGPPTPRT
- a CDS encoding TrmH family RNA methyltransferase; translation: MTDPVALWHRRSGTAVLLDGFHALKHAVRFRAEVLVAVTADRAAALALADELAPDVRDTLAALLTEVEHETYASLVPRPHPTAVAALAVRPSRAGNLEKLARTPRTAPVVVLDNPRNLGNAGAVIRLAAGFGVTGVVTTGTLDPWHPTVVRGGAGLHFATAVERLTAGELPSGPVFALDPEGEDIRGTELPDDALLAFGSERSGLSPELRARADHLIALPMRPQVSSYNLATSVAMTLYHWSATGGAPA
- the paaN gene encoding phenylacetic acid degradation protein PaaN; translation: MAAELTEPQLIARHRPTLDQALEAIRTRAYWSPHPEHPKAYGENGSLDPAAGRAAFDALLGTRLDLGQPGTDGWVDGEVSPYGIELGVSYPHADLDVLLPAMRAGMRAWRDAGAEMRAVVCLEILKRISDRTHEFAHAVMHTSGQAFMMAFQAGGPHAQDRGLEAVAYAYAEQVRTPGTAEWTKPQGKRDPLALTKRFTPVPRGIGLVVGCNTFPTWNGYPGLFASLATGNAVLVKPHPRAVLPLALTVRIAREVLTEAGFDPNLVALAAERPGEGIARTLATRPEIRIIDYTGSTEFGDWLEANARQAQVYTEKAGVNTVLVESTDDYKGMLANLAFSLSLYSGQMCTTPQNLLIPRDGITTDQGPKSFDEVAADLAKAVDGLLGDDARANGLLGAIVNPDVKARLEAAAGLGEVALASREVVNPEFPDAVVRTPVIVKLDGAKPEDEAAYMSECFGPVSFAVAVDSAGDAVELLRRTVREKGAMTVGAYTTSPEVEEAVQEVCLEEAAQLSLNLTGGVYVNQTAAFSDFHGSGGNPAANAALTDGAFVANRFRVVEVRREA
- a CDS encoding 3-hydroxyacyl-CoA dehydrogenase; amino-acid sequence: MTALDLSSPVAVVGTGTMGQGIAQVALVAGHPVRLYDAVPGRAREAADAIGARLDRLVEKERLTADERDAARARLLPVDELTGLADCALVAEAVLERLDVKQELFRALEDVVADDCLLATNTSSLSVTAIGGALRVPGRFVGLHFFNPAPLLPLVEVVSGFATDVTCATRAYETARAWGKTPVACADTPGFIVNRIARPFYAEAFTVYESQGADPATIDAVLRESGGFRMGAFELTDLIGQDVNESVTHSVWQSFFQDARFTPSLVQRRLVESGRLGRKSGRGWYDYRDGAERPEPHTAEPAEPPAYVVAEGGLGPASELLALIREAGIQVREEDEDNGTRLVLPGGGQLVLADGQTSVEFRDVVYFDLALDYRAATRVALSHAQNTSPRTVAEATGLFQALGKKVSVIGDVPGMIVARTVARIIDLAHDAVAKGVATGEDIDTAMRLGVNYPLGPLEWSRRLGADWACSLLDNLHECEPSGRYAPSLALYRHAYASDKREDTP
- a CDS encoding TetR/AcrR family transcriptional regulator codes for the protein MTTARRDTYTPETLLSVAVQVFNERGYDGTSMEHLSRAAGISKSSIYHHVAGKEELLRRAVSRALDGLFGILDEEQARVGRAAERLEYVVRRMVEVLIAELPYVTLLLRVRGNTDTERWALERRREFDHRVAALLKAAAADGDVRGDIEVRLVTRLVFGMINSIVEWYRPDGRGMSEREVADAVAQLAFGGLRKAS
- a CDS encoding Lrp/AsnC family transcriptional regulator, with the translated sequence MAEGPEGIGRLPPPRPLDAIDQDILRMLQADGRASVRSVAERVHVSRANAYARINRLVEDGVIRGFGARVDHERAGHGTSAYITLKIVQNSWRTVREQLRKLPGASHIALVGGDFDVLLLVHTPDNRALRELVLTRLQAIPEVLSTRTLLVFEEEDLEPQG
- the pdhA gene encoding pyruvate dehydrogenase (acetyl-transferring) E1 component subunit alpha, giving the protein MTVMEQRGAYRPTPPPAWQPRTDPAPLLPDAEPYRVLGTEAAANADPELLRRLYAELVKGRRYNAQATALTKQGRLAVYPSSTGQEACEVAAALVLEERDWLFPSYRDTLAVVARGVDPVEALTLLRGDWHTGYDPYEHRVAPLSTPLATQLPHAVGLAHAARLKGDDVVALAMVGDGGTSEGDFHEALNFAAVWQAPVVFLVQNNGFAISVPLAKQTAAPSLAHKAVGYGMPGRLVDGNDAAAVHEVLADAVRHARAGGGPTLVEAITYRVEAHTNADDATRYRGDAEVETWKRHDPITLLEQELTARGLLDETGVEAARQDAETMAAALRAHMNQDPALDPMDLFAHVYAEPTPQLLEQQAQLRAELAAETEPEGAQR
- a CDS encoding alpha-ketoacid dehydrogenase subunit beta, which gives rise to MTTVAVKPATMAQALTRALRDALAADPSVHVMGEDVGTLGGVFRITDGLAKEFGEDRCTDTPLAEAGILGTAVGMAMYGLRPVVEMQFDAFAYPAFEQLVSHVAKMRNRTRGRMPLPLTIRVPYGGGIGGVEHHSDSSEAYYMATPGLHVVTPATVADAYGLLRAAIASDDPVVFLEPKRLYWSKDSWNPEEPATVEPIGRAVVRRSGRSATLITYGPSVPVCMEAAEAARAEGWDLEVVDLRSLVPFDDETVCASVRRTGRAVVVHESGGFGGPGGEIAARVTERCFHHLEAPVLRVAGFDLPYPPPMLERHHLPGVDRILDAVGRLQWEAES
- a CDS encoding dihydrolipoamide acetyltransferase family protein — its product is MAQVLEFKLPDLGEGLTEAEIVRWLVEVGDVVTVDQPVVEVETAKAMVEVPCPYGGVVTARFGAEGTELPVGAPLLTVAVGEPADDRPAGEPGAPADRTEGSRTGGSRTEGSRTEGSGNVLVGYGTSEAPARRRRVRPQSPAPAVNGGHRAAPAARGLPAADGRTATGAAQDGPVPVISPLVRRLARQNGLDLRELTGSGPDGLILRADVEYALRAAAAQGRTDRAAAEPQRQAARTRTSPAAAETARTTRIPLKGIRGAVADKLSRSRTEIPDATCWVDADATELMRTRAAMNASGGPKISVIALLARICTAALARFPELNSSVDTEAREIVQYADVHLGFAAQTDRGLVVPVVRDAHARDAESLTAEFARLTEAARAGTLTPAELTGGTFTLNNYGVFGVDGSTPIVNHPEAAMLGVGRIVPKPWVHEGELAVRQVVQLSLTFDHRVCDGGTAGGFLRYVADCVEQPAVLLRTL